The Apium graveolens cultivar Ventura chromosome 6, ASM990537v1, whole genome shotgun sequence genome contains a region encoding:
- the LOC141665973 gene encoding uncharacterized protein LOC141665973, whose protein sequence is MYFGTSAPHRDGRVRVEVIDDVLEPSYECSARIRKIFYQNLEPGGYNWKSVSQETQRFYFEEFKKFFVWKQEDCIINDGWLANARRKYSEVISVAHSNWEKNKKEDIRIGKNIYVGWIEFWKYEEFQKLSLIQKNNRHSEVDGLHSTHTSGSASHRLLATRLKIQYKRVPTADQLFYETHTRHATGQPVDNNALFLEAVGGLDKKKKVYGVGLSKRLFYPSNNKPCMSSFAGEEENQRLKRQLIEMNDRMKAMEN, encoded by the exons ATGTATTTTGGAACATCGGCTCCGCACAGAGATGGAAGGGTGCGAGTAGAAGTCATTGATGACGT atTGGAACCTTCATATGAGTGCTCTGCAAGAAtccgaaaaatattttatcaaaatctTGAGCCTGGTGGATACAATTGGAAGTCGGTTTCTCAAGAAACTCAAAGATTTTattttgaagaattcaag AAATTTTTTGTGTGGAAACAAGAAGATTGTATTATCAATGATGGTTGGCTGGCAAATGCAAGGAGAAAATATTCTGAAGTTATTTCTGTAGCTCATTCCAACTGGGAAAAGAATAAAAAAGAGGATATTAGAATTGGCAAGAATATTTATGTGGGCTGGATTGAGTTTTGGAAATATGAGGAATTTCAAAAGTTGTCTTTGATTCAAAAAAATAATCGGCATAGCGAGGTTGATGGCCTCCATTCAACACATACGAGTGGTTCTGCTTCTCATAGGCTGCTTGCAACTCGTTTG AAAATTCAGTATAAGCGTGTCCCCACTGCTGATCAACTGTTTTATGAGACACACACCAGACAT GCAACTGGGCAGCCTGTGGATAATAATGCATTGTTTCTTGAAGCCGTTGGAGGGCTTGACAAGAAAAAGAAAGTATATGGAGTGGGTTTATCGAAAAGACTCTTCTACCCGTCTAATAATAAGCCTTGTATGTCATCTTTTGCCGGTGAAGAAGAAAATCAAAGGCTGAAGCGCCAACTAATTGAGATGAATGATCGGATGAAAGCCATGGAAAATTAG